A genomic window from Mesorhizobium sp. 131-2-1 includes:
- a CDS encoding aminotransferase class V-fold PLP-dependent enzyme yields MSGYFLYHSIGTFPGKADLMAAALAEFSGIWSAEDDGQWPAALAARHRFIDAWTRLIAAPEGTLTTAENVTAALYSLIGALPSERLAGKRLLVAADCFPSLHFLLAGLAERFGFTLDTVPLRPGESWVRDEDFIARWQDDVGLAVLTFVTSTASHRCDVAMLAAHGRAMGSIVGVDITQGVGVMPFSVAGTPVDFVVSTSLKWLSGTSGAGILQVAPDLLASCRPELRGWFSQPNPFSWNLDSFTYASDARRFDHGTPAILASVASLPGLQWVEETGIDAIRARNAMLTGRIIGAALDSGWTIRSPLDANERGGSVMLGLPQGVEAAKLVATLRDERLYCDARGTTLRLSPGMVTTDAAVEALIARLRDQIGSKRRRAS; encoded by the coding sequence ATGTCCGGCTATTTTCTTTACCATTCGATCGGCACTTTCCCCGGCAAGGCCGACCTCATGGCAGCGGCGTTGGCGGAATTCTCCGGCATCTGGTCGGCGGAAGACGATGGCCAATGGCCGGCCGCACTTGCGGCACGGCATCGCTTCATCGACGCCTGGACCAGGCTGATCGCCGCTCCAGAAGGCACGCTGACGACCGCCGAGAATGTCACCGCGGCGCTCTACAGCCTGATCGGCGCCCTGCCATCCGAACGGCTGGCGGGAAAGCGCCTGCTGGTTGCCGCGGACTGTTTTCCGAGCCTGCATTTCCTGCTCGCGGGATTGGCCGAGCGTTTCGGCTTCACGCTCGATACCGTGCCGCTCCGGCCGGGCGAAAGCTGGGTGCGCGACGAGGATTTCATCGCCCGCTGGCAGGACGATGTCGGCCTCGCGGTGCTCACCTTCGTCACCTCGACGGCGTCGCATCGCTGCGATGTTGCGATGCTCGCCGCGCACGGCCGGGCGATGGGCAGCATCGTCGGCGTCGACATCACCCAGGGCGTTGGCGTGATGCCCTTCTCGGTGGCTGGGACGCCGGTCGATTTCGTCGTCTCGACATCGCTGAAATGGCTAAGCGGCACGTCGGGCGCCGGCATATTGCAAGTGGCGCCGGATCTGCTCGCAAGCTGCCGCCCGGAGTTGCGTGGCTGGTTCAGCCAGCCGAACCCATTCTCCTGGAATCTCGACAGCTTCACCTATGCAAGCGATGCGCGCCGCTTCGATCATGGTACGCCGGCCATACTGGCCAGCGTTGCCTCGCTGCCCGGCCTGCAATGGGTCGAGGAAACCGGCATCGACGCCATCCGCGCGCGCAATGCGATGCTTACGGGGCGCATCATCGGCGCCGCGCTGGACAGTGGCTGGACGATCCGCTCGCCGCTCGATGCCAACGAGCGTGGTGGCAGCGTGATGCTCGGCCTGCCGCAAGGCGTCGAGGCGGCGAAGCTCGTCGCGACGCTGCGCGATGAGCGGCTCTACTGCGACGCCCGCGGCACCACGCTACGGCTGTCACCTGGCATGGTCACGACGGACGCGGCCGTCGAGGCGCTGATTGCGCGGCTGCGGGACCAGATCGGCTCAAAGCGACGCCGCGCATCCTGA
- a CDS encoding bifunctional salicylyl-CoA 5-hydroxylase/oxidoreductase, with the protein MKVAVLGGGPAGLYFAISMKLRDAAHEVTVFERNRADDTFGWGVVLSAETLENLSRNDPVSAVWIRKHFAYWDDIAVIHDGVRTVSSGHGFCGIGRKRLLILLQRRAHELGIKLEFETDIADPRPFMETHELVVAADGLNSKARGTFVDVFKPDIDTRKCKFVWLGTNQKFDDAFTFIFEKTEHGWVWAHAYQFDSDTATFIVECSEQTWAAFGFGAMSQQESIAVCERIFEKHLGGHALMTNANHIRGSAWINFPRVLCERWSYKNLALMGDAAASAHFSIGSGTKLALESAVALADYVESEPNLEAAFRKYEDARRTEVLKLQSAARNSLEWFEEVERYLGLDPVQFNYSLLTRSQRISHENLRLRDAEWLGGAEEWFQRQAGAASNHLRRAPMFAPFRLRDMALKNRVVVSPMAQYKAVDGCPTDWHFAHYAERAKGGAGLLYIEMTCVSPEGRITPGCPGFYAPEHEVAWKRVVDFVHAETEAKICAQIGHSGGKGSTRVGWQGTDVPLTSGNWPVMAPSAVAWSSENQVPKAMDRADMVKVRDQFVASAEMAERCGFDMLEIHAAHGYLLSSFITPLTNRRTDEYGGSLENRMRYPLEIFHAVRAVWPSEKPISMRISANDWVGIEGVTPADAVEIARLLHEAGVDLCDVSAGQTSVAARPVYGRMFQTPFSDRIRNEVGMATMAVGNIYEPDHVNSILMAGRADLVALARPHLTDPYWTLHAAVTLGDSGVKWPDPYLPGRDQLYRLAERDAAAGFKV; encoded by the coding sequence ATGAAGGTTGCGGTTCTCGGCGGCGGACCGGCCGGACTCTACTTTGCCATCTCGATGAAGCTCCGCGACGCGGCGCATGAGGTGACGGTGTTCGAGCGCAACCGCGCCGACGACACGTTCGGCTGGGGCGTGGTGCTGTCGGCCGAGACGCTGGAAAACCTCAGCCGGAACGATCCGGTCAGCGCGGTCTGGATCAGGAAGCATTTCGCCTATTGGGACGATATCGCCGTCATCCATGACGGCGTGCGCACCGTCTCCTCCGGCCACGGCTTCTGCGGCATCGGCCGCAAGCGGCTCCTGATCCTCCTGCAGCGGCGCGCACATGAGCTCGGTATCAAGCTGGAGTTCGAAACCGACATCGCCGACCCCAGGCCGTTCATGGAAACGCACGAACTGGTGGTGGCGGCGGATGGGCTGAACTCGAAAGCCCGCGGCACCTTCGTCGACGTGTTCAAGCCCGATATCGATACCCGCAAGTGCAAGTTCGTCTGGCTCGGCACCAACCAGAAATTCGACGACGCCTTCACCTTCATCTTCGAGAAGACGGAGCATGGCTGGGTGTGGGCGCATGCCTACCAGTTCGACAGCGACACCGCGACCTTCATCGTCGAATGCAGCGAGCAGACTTGGGCTGCTTTCGGCTTCGGCGCGATGTCGCAGCAGGAATCGATCGCGGTCTGCGAGCGCATCTTCGAAAAGCATCTCGGCGGCCATGCGCTGATGACCAACGCCAACCACATCCGCGGTTCGGCCTGGATCAATTTCCCGCGCGTGCTTTGCGAGCGCTGGTCGTACAAGAACCTGGCGCTGATGGGCGACGCGGCCGCATCGGCGCATTTCTCGATCGGCTCCGGCACCAAGCTGGCTCTGGAAAGCGCCGTCGCGCTGGCCGACTACGTAGAGTCCGAGCCCAACCTCGAAGCGGCGTTCCGCAAATATGAGGATGCGCGTCGCACCGAGGTGCTGAAGCTGCAGTCGGCGGCACGCAACTCACTGGAATGGTTCGAGGAGGTCGAGCGCTACCTCGGCCTCGACCCGGTGCAGTTCAACTACTCGCTGCTGACCCGCTCGCAGCGTATCAGCCACGAGAATCTCAGGCTGCGCGATGCCGAATGGCTGGGCGGTGCCGAGGAATGGTTCCAGCGCCAGGCGGGTGCCGCCAGCAACCATCTTCGCCGCGCGCCGATGTTCGCGCCGTTCAGGCTGCGCGACATGGCGCTGAAGAACCGCGTCGTGGTGTCACCGATGGCGCAGTACAAGGCGGTCGACGGATGCCCGACCGACTGGCATTTCGCGCACTACGCCGAGCGCGCCAAGGGGGGCGCCGGGCTCCTTTATATCGAGATGACCTGCGTCAGTCCGGAAGGGCGCATCACGCCAGGCTGCCCCGGCTTCTATGCACCGGAACACGAAGTGGCCTGGAAACGCGTCGTCGATTTCGTCCATGCCGAGACGGAAGCAAAAATCTGCGCCCAGATCGGCCATTCCGGCGGCAAGGGCTCGACCCGCGTCGGCTGGCAGGGAACCGACGTGCCGCTCACCTCCGGCAACTGGCCGGTGATGGCGCCGTCGGCCGTGGCCTGGTCGTCCGAGAACCAAGTGCCGAAGGCGATGGATCGCGCCGACATGGTCAAGGTGCGCGATCAGTTCGTTGCTTCCGCCGAAATGGCCGAGCGCTGCGGCTTCGACATGCTGGAGATCCACGCCGCGCATGGCTATCTGCTTTCCTCCTTCATCACGCCGCTGACCAACCGGCGCACCGACGAATATGGCGGCTCGCTGGAGAACCGCATGCGCTATCCGCTGGAGATCTTCCATGCGGTGCGCGCCGTGTGGCCCTCGGAAAAGCCGATCTCGATGCGCATCTCGGCCAATGACTGGGTGGGCATTGAAGGCGTCACACCTGCCGACGCGGTCGAGATCGCAAGGCTGTTGCACGAGGCTGGCGTCGATCTCTGCGACGTCTCGGCCGGGCAGACTTCGGTTGCCGCCAGGCCGGTCTATGGCCGCATGTTCCAGACACCGTTCTCTGATCGCATCCGCAACGAGGTCGGCATGGCGACGATGGCGGTCGGCAACATCTATGAGCCCGACCATGTCAACTCGATCCTGATGGCGGGCCGCGCCGACCTGGTGGCGCTGGCGAGGCCGCATCTCACCGATCCCTACTGGACGCTGCATGCGGCAGTGACGCTCGGCGACAGCGGTGTCAAATGGCCCGATCCCTATCTGCCCGGGCGCGATCAGCTCTACCGGCTGGCCGAGCGCGATGCGGCAGCGGGGTTCAAGGTATGA
- a CDS encoding SDR family NAD(P)-dependent oxidoreductase, with amino-acid sequence MTATPRITGRHALVSGGGSGVGRAIALALAGAGVNVTICGRREAALAEVASENDHIFGIVADVTDEADMIALHEKAEAARGPIDIVVANAGLSGSAPAHKTALVDWRHTIDVNLTGAFLTVKPALAGMAARKAGRIVFVASTAGLKGYAYVAPYVAAKHGVVGLMRALAVETAKSGITVNAVCPGFVETDMLEESVQRIVEKTGRSTGEARESLAAINPQGRFIQPEEVAEAVLWLCGDAARSITGQTISISGGETW; translated from the coding sequence ATGACCGCCACTCCGAGAATCACAGGCAGACATGCCCTTGTCAGCGGAGGCGGTTCCGGTGTCGGCAGGGCGATCGCGCTGGCGCTCGCCGGCGCTGGCGTCAACGTCACCATTTGCGGGCGACGCGAGGCGGCTCTTGCCGAAGTCGCGAGCGAGAATGACCACATCTTCGGTATCGTCGCAGACGTCACCGACGAGGCGGACATGATTGCACTCCATGAGAAGGCGGAAGCCGCGCGCGGACCGATCGACATCGTCGTCGCCAATGCCGGCTTGTCAGGCAGCGCACCTGCGCACAAGACCGCGCTCGTAGACTGGCGGCACACAATCGACGTCAACCTCACCGGCGCCTTCCTGACGGTGAAGCCGGCACTGGCCGGGATGGCGGCGCGGAAGGCGGGCAGGATCGTCTTCGTCGCTTCGACGGCCGGGCTGAAAGGCTACGCTTACGTCGCTCCCTATGTCGCCGCCAAGCACGGCGTCGTCGGGCTTATGCGGGCGCTGGCGGTCGAGACCGCCAAGTCCGGCATTACGGTCAATGCCGTCTGCCCTGGTTTCGTCGAGACCGACATGCTGGAGGAGTCCGTCCAGCGCATCGTCGAGAAGACCGGCCGCTCGACCGGGGAGGCGCGGGAGAGTCTTGCCGCGATCAATCCGCAAGGACGTTTCATCCAACCGGAAGAAGTGGCGGAAGCGGTGCTTTGGCTGTGCGGCGACGCTGCCCGCTCGATCACCGGGCAGACGATCTCGATCTCGGGAGGCGAGACATGGTAG
- a CDS encoding acyl-CoA dehydrogenase family protein — protein sequence MSDRSFLNWPFFEDRHRALAEQLDAWCAKNLPVDHHDVDAACRELVAMLGRDGWLKPTALDTDNPGPLDVRTLCITRETLARYDGLADFAFAMQGLGTGAITLFGTADQQHWLADTRAGKAIAAFALTEPRSGSDVANMEMTAVRDGDSYVLSGEKTWISNGGIADLYVVFARTGEAPGAKGVSAFIVPAKTAGLSIAERLETIAPHPLARLSFDKARVPAASLIGKPGDGFRIAMSVLDVFRSTVGAAALGFARRALDESVSRAAERELFGAPMADLQMVQGHIADMALDVDAAALLVYRAAWTKDMGAVRVTREAAMAKLFATDRAQEVIDTAVQLHGGDGVRKDHIVESLYREIRALRIYEGASDVQKVVIARQVMGSA from the coding sequence ATGTCTGACCGTTCCTTCCTCAACTGGCCCTTCTTCGAGGATCGTCATCGCGCGCTCGCCGAACAGCTCGACGCCTGGTGCGCAAAGAACCTGCCGGTCGACCATCACGACGTCGACGCCGCCTGCCGGGAGCTGGTGGCGATGCTCGGCCGCGACGGCTGGTTGAAGCCGACAGCGCTCGACACGGACAATCCCGGACCGCTCGACGTGCGCACGCTCTGCATCACCCGCGAGACGCTGGCACGTTATGACGGCCTCGCCGACTTCGCCTTCGCCATGCAGGGGCTCGGCACAGGTGCGATCACGCTCTTCGGCACAGCGGACCAGCAGCATTGGCTGGCCGACACGCGAGCGGGCAAGGCAATCGCCGCCTTCGCGCTCACTGAACCGCGTTCGGGCTCGGACGTCGCCAACATGGAGATGACGGCGGTTCGCGATGGCGACAGCTACGTGCTTTCTGGCGAGAAGACCTGGATTTCCAATGGCGGCATCGCCGACCTCTACGTCGTCTTCGCGCGTACCGGCGAAGCGCCGGGCGCCAAGGGGGTTTCCGCCTTCATCGTGCCGGCCAAGACCGCCGGTCTCAGCATTGCCGAACGGCTGGAAACGATCGCCCCTCATCCGCTGGCGCGGCTGTCGTTCGACAAGGCTCGCGTGCCCGCCGCTTCGCTGATCGGCAAGCCCGGAGACGGCTTCCGCATCGCCATGTCGGTGCTCGACGTGTTCCGTTCCACCGTGGGTGCCGCGGCGCTGGGTTTTGCCCGTCGCGCGCTGGACGAAAGCGTCAGCCGCGCTGCCGAGCGCGAACTGTTCGGCGCGCCGATGGCCGACCTGCAGATGGTGCAGGGCCACATCGCCGACATGGCGCTGGATGTCGATGCCGCGGCGCTTCTCGTCTACCGCGCTGCCTGGACCAAGGACATGGGTGCCGTCCGCGTCACCCGCGAGGCGGCGATGGCCAAGCTGTTTGCCACCGACCGCGCGCAGGAGGTGATCGACACGGCCGTGCAACTGCACGGCGGCGACGGGGTGCGCAAGGACCACATCGTCGAGAGCCTCTATCGCGAGATCCGGGCGCTGCGCATCTATGAGGGAGCCTCCGACGTACAGAAGGTGGTGATCGCCAGGCAAGTGATGGGGTCGGCGTGA
- a CDS encoding ABC transporter substrate-binding protein, with protein sequence MLKRLGLIGVIIAAGVAFAAPAFADKIMVGAYPANPPWEYKTDSGGFEGFEIDVANDVAKRIGAEVEFQDLGFQALFAATASGRIDFAVSSISITKERLQNQSFTQAYYDSDGTIVGKADSIIKTLDDLKGKTIGVIAGSTGEAYMKENAAKLGVAETKSYNAQQDLLLDVQNGRIDGGAGELAGFLFAIKQMPALKILVRIPTGERFAMMTKKGHPLLEKVNDAITAMKKDGTMAAIHKKWFGVDPEAGTSTVTPGPIPQ encoded by the coding sequence ATGCTCAAACGTCTAGGACTGATTGGCGTGATCATCGCCGCCGGTGTCGCGTTCGCCGCGCCCGCCTTCGCCGACAAGATCATGGTCGGCGCCTATCCGGCCAACCCTCCATGGGAATACAAGACCGATTCCGGCGGCTTCGAGGGCTTCGAGATCGACGTCGCCAACGACGTCGCCAAGCGCATCGGCGCCGAGGTCGAATTCCAGGATCTCGGCTTCCAGGCGCTGTTCGCGGCGACGGCTTCCGGCCGCATCGACTTCGCCGTGTCGTCGATCTCGATCACCAAGGAGCGCCTGCAGAACCAGAGCTTCACCCAGGCCTATTACGACAGCGACGGCACCATCGTCGGCAAGGCGGATTCGATCATCAAGACGCTCGACGATCTCAAGGGCAAGACCATCGGCGTCATCGCCGGCTCGACCGGCGAAGCCTACATGAAGGAAAACGCCGCCAAGCTCGGCGTCGCCGAGACCAAGAGCTACAACGCCCAGCAGGATCTGCTGCTCGACGTGCAGAACGGCCGCATCGATGGCGGCGCCGGCGAGCTCGCCGGCTTCCTGTTCGCCATCAAGCAGATGCCGGCGCTGAAGATCCTGGTGCGCATCCCGACCGGCGAGCGTTTTGCGATGATGACCAAGAAGGGCCATCCGCTGCTCGAAAAGGTCAACGACGCCATCACCGCGATGAAGAAGGACGGCACCATGGCCGCGATCCACAAGAAGTGGTTCGGCGTCGATCCGGAAGCCGGCACCAGCACGGTGACGCCGGGACCGATCCCGCAATAA
- a CDS encoding GntR family transcriptional regulator has protein sequence MALGFEPVSARITVQDGVYQQLRHALMVGSFDPGQVLTIASLAEAFGTSNMPVREALRRLAAENALEISQNGSACVPVVTRARLDDLCRARLAVEGLAAEIGAPRLTAAEIAGLQRITDDQQAIGRDGSIYELIAKNQQFHFTIYRASGSDVLFQLIETLWLRFGPYMRLLSNHVAPLMRAGTMEPSGRHVAIIAALRDKDFVRARDEVVADITATQMTLRTICPDVPEPRVVDFAGFGKAS, from the coding sequence GTGGCTCTGGGCTTTGAACCGGTATCGGCACGCATCACCGTCCAGGATGGCGTCTACCAGCAGCTTCGCCATGCCTTGATGGTCGGCAGTTTCGACCCAGGACAGGTGCTGACCATCGCCTCGCTTGCTGAAGCCTTCGGCACGTCGAACATGCCGGTGCGCGAGGCGCTGCGCCGGCTGGCGGCGGAGAACGCGCTGGAGATCTCCCAGAACGGCTCGGCCTGCGTGCCCGTCGTCACGCGTGCGCGACTCGACGACCTTTGCCGGGCCCGACTGGCGGTCGAAGGGCTGGCGGCGGAAATCGGCGCGCCACGGCTGACCGCGGCGGAGATTGCCGGCCTGCAGCGCATCACCGACGACCAGCAGGCGATCGGGCGCGACGGCAGCATCTACGAGCTGATCGCCAAGAACCAGCAGTTCCATTTCACCATCTACCGTGCCTCCGGTTCCGACGTGCTGTTCCAACTGATAGAGACGCTGTGGCTGCGCTTCGGGCCCTACATGCGGCTCCTGTCGAACCACGTCGCACCGCTAATGCGCGCCGGCACCATGGAACCCTCGGGCCGGCATGTCGCGATCATCGCCGCACTGCGCGACAAGGATTTCGTTCGCGCCAGGGACGAGGTGGTGGCCGACATCACGGCGACGCAGATGACGCTGCGCACGATCTGTCCGGACGTGCCCGAGCCCAGGGTGGTCGACTTTGCCGGTTTCGGCAAAGCGTCCTGA
- a CDS encoding MarR family winged helix-turn-helix transcriptional regulator, producing the protein MVAGPLPTRSGSGKERLRLWIRLLRASRTIEAELRERLKKEFNTTLPRFDVMAALYRSPEGMLMSDLSRFLLVSNGNVTGIVDRLVSEGLVARARRNGDRRTSMVRLTEEGSRAFAEIAAAHEGWIGELLGTVSEEEARRLTGMLTSFRSNWEGRE; encoded by the coding sequence ATGGTAGCCGGTCCGTTGCCCACCCGATCCGGCTCCGGCAAGGAGCGGCTGCGGCTGTGGATACGCCTGCTGCGCGCCTCGCGCACGATCGAGGCGGAGCTGCGCGAGCGGCTGAAGAAGGAATTCAACACCACGCTGCCGCGCTTCGACGTGATGGCGGCGCTCTACCGGTCGCCGGAAGGCATGCTGATGAGCGACCTGTCGCGCTTCCTCCTGGTGTCGAACGGCAACGTCACCGGCATCGTCGACCGGCTGGTCTCGGAAGGGCTGGTGGCTCGGGCGCGCCGCAATGGCGACCGCCGCACCTCGATGGTGCGGCTGACCGAGGAAGGGTCGAGGGCCTTCGCCGAGATCGCCGCCGCGCATGAAGGCTGGATCGGTGAGCTGCTCGGCACTGTCAGCGAGGAAGAGGCGCGCCGGCTGACCGGCATGCTGACTTCGTTCCGCAGCAACTGGGAGGGACGAGAATGA
- a CDS encoding amino acid ABC transporter permease, producing MELIDTFFNWSILVRSFPILIRGLGNTILLGLAAIVFGTIAGLAICLMRLYAPKLLRRLAILYVDIFRALPILVVLILIYYALPFVGIRLSSFVSAALALSLVLAAFTAEVCRAGIENIPKGQFEAAAALGLPFWVAMRKVILPQAIRVVIPPLTSNCVSVFKDTALASVVAMPDLLKQATDAQALMANPTPLIGAAIIYLAFLWPLVRLVGYLEERGKAQSGAR from the coding sequence ATGGAACTGATCGACACCTTCTTCAACTGGAGCATTCTCGTCCGATCGTTTCCGATCCTGATCCGCGGGCTCGGCAACACCATCCTGCTCGGCTTGGCCGCGATCGTCTTCGGCACCATCGCCGGGCTGGCTATCTGCCTGATGCGCCTCTATGCGCCGAAGCTGCTCAGGCGGCTGGCGATCCTCTATGTCGACATCTTCCGGGCATTGCCGATCCTGGTGGTGCTGATCCTGATCTACTACGCCCTGCCCTTCGTCGGCATCCGCCTGTCGTCCTTCGTGTCGGCGGCCCTGGCGCTGTCGCTGGTGCTCGCCGCCTTCACCGCGGAAGTCTGCCGCGCCGGCATCGAAAACATCCCGAAGGGCCAGTTCGAGGCGGCCGCAGCGCTCGGCCTGCCGTTCTGGGTCGCCATGCGCAAGGTGATCCTGCCGCAGGCGATCCGCGTCGTCATCCCGCCGCTGACCAGCAACTGCGTCTCGGTGTTCAAGGACACCGCGCTGGCCTCGGTGGTGGCGATGCCCGACCTTCTGAAGCAGGCGACCGACGCGCAGGCGCTGATGGCCAATCCGACGCCGCTGATCGGCGCCGCAATCATCTATCTCGCCTTCCTGTGGCCGCTGGTGCGGCTGGTCGGCTACCTCGAAGAGCGCGGCAAGGCTCAGTCCGGCGCGCGCTGA
- a CDS encoding cysteine desulfurase-like protein: MNQHHISKAQGGAASFPVEKIRAMFPALQQAGDFIFMDNAAGAQIPQSVLDAVTNHLVGHNVQRGGRYGRSVTVDQSVAEARESVALLINAYSPSEICFGMNATSFIRLVSLGIGQMLANETDGGRDEIVITEMDHDANIATWLALEQAGAKFKWWRMREDGNLHVDDLKPLVSDRTRLVACTVTAHSIGSIVDVASVAKIAHAAGAEVFLDCVHYGPHGLIDVKAWDCDYLVCSGYKNFSPHMGFLWGRFETLKRLPTFREDFIPDEPPYKVEAGTFIYENVSGMDAAVRYLESVGRNFLPENNRSRRDNIVAGMNAIRDYELVLARAMLKELKDCGATIYGVADEARIHERVPTFCFNIGKLSPQRIVEEMADLQIGIRDGHMYAPRLMKRLNLSMDSGAVRASLLHYNTVEEVHRFGETLRAIVAKLS; this comes from the coding sequence GTGAACCAACACCATATCTCGAAGGCGCAGGGCGGCGCCGCTTCGTTCCCGGTCGAGAAGATCCGCGCCATGTTCCCGGCGCTTCAGCAGGCCGGCGACTTCATCTTCATGGACAATGCGGCCGGCGCGCAGATCCCGCAGAGCGTGCTCGACGCGGTGACCAATCATCTGGTGGGACACAATGTGCAGCGCGGCGGCCGCTATGGCCGCAGCGTCACCGTCGACCAGTCGGTCGCCGAGGCGCGCGAGAGCGTGGCGCTTTTGATCAATGCCTACAGCCCGTCGGAAATCTGCTTCGGCATGAACGCCACCTCGTTCATCCGCCTGGTCAGCCTCGGTATCGGCCAGATGCTCGCCAATGAAACAGATGGGGGGCGCGACGAGATCGTCATCACCGAAATGGACCACGACGCCAACATCGCCACATGGCTGGCGCTGGAGCAGGCCGGCGCGAAGTTCAAATGGTGGCGCATGCGCGAGGACGGCAATCTGCATGTCGACGACCTCAAGCCGCTTGTCTCCGACCGCACCCGGCTCGTCGCCTGCACGGTGACGGCGCATTCGATCGGCTCGATCGTCGACGTCGCCTCAGTCGCCAAGATCGCGCATGCGGCGGGTGCGGAAGTGTTCCTCGACTGCGTGCATTACGGCCCGCACGGGCTGATTGACGTCAAGGCCTGGGACTGCGACTACCTCGTTTGCTCCGGCTACAAGAACTTCTCGCCGCATATGGGCTTCCTGTGGGGCCGCTTCGAGACGCTGAAGCGGTTGCCGACCTTCCGAGAGGATTTCATTCCGGACGAGCCGCCCTACAAGGTCGAGGCCGGCACCTTCATCTACGAGAACGTCTCCGGCATGGACGCGGCGGTGCGCTACCTGGAGTCGGTCGGCCGCAATTTCCTGCCCGAAAACAACCGCTCGCGGCGCGACAACATCGTCGCCGGCATGAACGCCATCCGCGACTACGAACTGGTGCTGGCGCGCGCGATGCTGAAGGAACTGAAGGATTGCGGCGCCACGATCTACGGCGTCGCCGACGAGGCCCGTATCCACGAGCGGGTGCCGACCTTCTGCTTCAACATCGGCAAGCTGTCGCCGCAGCGGATCGTCGAGGAGATGGCCGACCTGCAGATCGGCATCCGCGACGGCCACATGTACGCGCCACGACTGATGAAGCGGCTCAATCTGTCGATGGACAGCGGCGCCGTCCGCGCCTCGCTGTTGCACTACAACACGGTGGAGGAAGTGCACCGCTTCGGCGAGACGCTGCGGGCGATCGTCGCCAAGTTGTCTTGA
- a CDS encoding RidA family protein, whose translation MHTILQPQGWAKPIGYANGVAARGRLVFVGGQVGWNADCRFETDDFAGQVRQTLANIVAVLAEAGGEPQHITSMTWYFTDKAEYLANLKGIGEAYRAVIGRHFPAMAAMQVVALVEDRAKVEIQATAVIPE comes from the coding sequence ATGCACACCATCCTGCAGCCCCAAGGCTGGGCAAAGCCCATCGGTTACGCCAATGGCGTTGCGGCGCGCGGGCGGCTGGTTTTCGTCGGCGGCCAGGTCGGCTGGAACGCAGACTGCCGGTTCGAGACCGACGATTTCGCCGGGCAGGTGCGCCAGACGCTGGCCAACATCGTCGCCGTGCTGGCCGAGGCGGGCGGCGAGCCGCAACACATCACCTCGATGACATGGTATTTCACCGACAAGGCCGAATATCTCGCCAACCTCAAGGGCATCGGCGAGGCCTACCGCGCCGTCATCGGCCGCCACTTCCCGGCCATGGCCGCCATGCAGGTGGTGGCGCTGGTCGAGGACCGCGCCAAGGTGGAGATCCAGGCGACGGCGGTCATTCCTGAGTGA
- a CDS encoding enoyl-CoA hydratase family protein gives MSAMANLKPKHFLWDVEGKVAKVRLDRPERKNPLTFDSYAELRDTFRDLVYADDIDAVVFLPNGGNFCSGGDVHDIIGPLVKMDMKALLAFTRMTGDFVKAMLNCGKPIISAVDGVAVGAGAIIAMASDIRIATPEAKTAFLFTRVGLAGCDMGACAILPRIIGQGRAAELLYTGRTMTGAEGERWGFYNRLVEPAALEADVLDMAARIVSGPTFAHGITKTQLNQEWSMGLDQAIEAEAQAQAICMQTADFGRAYKAFVAKEKPVFEGN, from the coding sequence ATGAGCGCCATGGCCAATCTCAAGCCGAAGCACTTCCTCTGGGATGTCGAAGGCAAGGTCGCGAAGGTCCGGCTCGACCGTCCCGAGCGGAAGAACCCGCTGACCTTCGACAGCTATGCCGAGCTGCGCGACACGTTTCGCGATCTCGTCTACGCCGACGATATCGACGCCGTGGTGTTCCTGCCCAATGGCGGGAATTTCTGCTCGGGCGGCGATGTCCACGACATCATAGGACCGCTGGTCAAGATGGACATGAAGGCATTGCTCGCCTTCACGCGCATGACCGGCGACTTCGTCAAGGCGATGCTCAACTGCGGCAAGCCGATCATCTCGGCGGTCGACGGCGTGGCGGTCGGCGCCGGCGCCATCATCGCCATGGCCTCCGACATTCGCATCGCCACGCCGGAGGCCAAGACCGCTTTTCTCTTTACCCGCGTCGGCCTCGCCGGCTGCGACATGGGCGCCTGCGCGATCCTGCCGCGCATCATCGGCCAGGGCCGCGCCGCGGAGTTGCTCTACACCGGTCGCACCATGACGGGGGCGGAAGGCGAGCGCTGGGGTTTCTACAACCGCCTCGTCGAGCCGGCCGCGCTCGAGGCCGATGTGCTCGACATGGCGGCGCGGATCGTCTCCGGCCCGACCTTCGCGCACGGCATCACCAAGACGCAGCTCAACCAGGAATGGTCGATGGGCCTCGACCAGGCGATCGAGGCGGAAGCGCAGGCGCAAGCGATCTGCATGCAGACGGCTGATTTCGGGCGCGCCTACAAGGCGTTCGTGGCGAAGGAAAAGCCTGTGTTCGAGGGGAATTGA